A window of Trueperaceae bacterium genomic DNA:
CATACGGCTTCAGGACCACCGGATCGAGGTGGACGCTGTCGGCCTCGGCTGGCGTCACCGGCCCAGGATAAAGCCGTTGCCGCCACGGTTCCGAGGTGGCGGGGCCCTACGCCTCGAAGTACTGCCAGTGCCCCTCGGATACCACCTCCACCTGGCCGTCCACGACCTTGAACGCGGTGTCGTCGTCCACGGCGTAGGCGGGGTTCCCGAGCTTCGCCGCCCACTTCTCGGCGGCGGCCATCGTGTTCGTCGGGAGGTCCGGATGGTCGACGTGGGGGAAGATCGAGAAGTCGACGAGCCCCAGCGCGGCGTCGCTGTCGTCGGGTGGCTGCCAACCCATGAACTCCCGACCTATGCGCGGCGTCATGACCATGCTGCCGGCGCTCAGGCCCACCCACACCTTGTCCTCCAGCGCAGACAGCATCGCCGCCAGGCCCGACTCGCGCATCCAGTGGGCGAGGTAGAGGGCGTCGCCACCGTTCACCAGCAGAACGTCGGCGGCGTGGACCCAAGGCGTCCACCGGTCCGGATCGATGCTGGGGAGGGCGGTCAGCTCGAGGACCCCCACGGACCTCCACCCCAGCTCGACCATCGGTGTCGTGGACTGCCCCGTCAGGAAGCTGTACGCGCCGGTGGGCTTGACCATGGGGTGTCCGTAGCCGGCGGTGGGGATGGCGAGGGCGTCGCACTCGGCGATCGGCTTCCCCAGGAGGTCCACCAGGGCCGCGTGGATGCTGGGGTTCTTGACGCCGGCGGACGTGAGCAGCAGCTTCATGGGTGGCCTCCAGGTTCGGTGCAGGGCATCACCATACCTGGGCGACAGGCGTCGCCTCGGCCCGCGCCTCGCGTGGTCCTACGCCCGCCGTCCAGGGACAAGTGTCCCGCCGCGCAAGACTTATGTTCTGCCCCATGCCGAGCGCCACGCTGGACAGCAGCGACGCCCTGCGGGAGATCTTCGCCCGCATCGAGCGCCGCAACCAGGGGGAGCGCGACTTCCTGCAGGCCGTCGACGAGGTGCTCAGCAGCCTCGGGCCGCTGGTCGCGAAGCATCCCGAGTACCTGGAGGACAAGCTCATAGACCGCATCTGCGAGCCGGAGCGGCAGGTCATCTTCCGCGTGCCGTGGGTGGACGACCAGGGCCAGGTGCACGTGAACCGCGGCTTCCGCATCCAGTTCAACAGCGCGCTGGGGCCGTACAAGGGCGGGCTCCGCTTCCACCCCACCGTGACGCTCGACACCGTGAAGTTCCTGGCCTTCGAGCAGATCTTCAAGAACGCCCTCACCGGCATGCCCATCGGAGCGGGGAAGGGCGGCAGCGACTTCGACCCCAAGGGCAGGAGCGAGCACGAGGTCATGCGCTTCTGCCAGAGCTTCATGACCGAGCTGCACCGGCACCTGGGCGAGTACACCGACGTGCCGGCGGGCGACATCGGCGTGGGCGAGCGCGAGATCGGCTACCTGTTCGGCCAGTACAAGCGCATGACGAACCGCTACGAGGCGGGCGTGCTCACGGGCAAGGGCCTCGACTGGAGCGGGTCGCGCGTGCGCAAGGAGGCCACCGGGTACGGCTGCGTGTACTTCGCCGAGGAGATGATGGCGGCGCGCGGCGAGTCGCTGGATGGTCGCACCTGCGTGGTGAGCGGCTCGGGGAACGTGGCCATCTACACGGTCGAGAAGCTGCAGCAGCTAGGCGCGAGGGTCGTGGCCTGCAGCGACTCGGGAGGGCGCGTCTACGACCCGGACGGCATCGACCTCGACCTCCTCAAGGAGCTGAAGGAGGTGCGTCGCCGGCGCATCTCCGACTACGTCGAGCACAGGCCGCGCGCCGACTACAAGGCCGGCGGCACCGTCTGGGAGGTGCCTTGCGAGGTGGCGTTCCCCAGCGCCACCCAGAACGAGCTGAACGGCGCGGACGCCGAGAGGCTCATCGCGAACGGCGTCGTGGCCGTCGCCGAGGGCGCGAACATGCCCTGCACGCCCGACGCCGTGAGGGCGTTCCAGCGCGCCGGCGTGGCCTTCGGGCCGGGCAAGGCCGCGAACGCGGGCGGCGTGGCGACCTCGGCCCTGGAGATGCAGCAGAACGCCAGCCGCGACCGCTGGAGCTTCGACAAGACGGACCAGCGCCTGCGGGACATCATGAGGAGCATCCACCGTCGCTGCCGCGAGGCCGCCGAGGAGTTCGGCCGGCCGGACGACTACGTGCTGGGCGCGAACATCGCGGGTTTCCGGAAGGTGGCGCGGGCGACGCGGGCGCTGGGGATCGTCTGACCACCTGTCAGCCCACCACCTCGCCGGCGTGCAGCAGCCTGAGGAACGTGGCGACGGGCAGCACGCGCACGCCATCCACGCGGAGCTCCTCGTCTCCGCGGTACACGACGTGCGCCTCCGGCACGGGCTTCGCGGTCCGCAGCGAGCGGATCCCGTGGAGGAACTCGAGTCGGTACCGGCGCGCGGCCTTGACCTCGATTGCCACCATCCGGTCGCCTCGCCACCAGACGATGTCGACCACGGTGCCGTGCGGCGTGGCCCAGTAACCGGGCGAGCCCTTCGAGTTCGAGTAGTGCAGGTACGCGCGCATCTCGTTCAGCACCAGGTGCTCGAGCAACACGCCGTCCCAGTCGGCGGGCATGGGCTGCTCGAACGCGCCGGCGGCCGCGTTCAGGACCCCGCTGTCGAACCAGTAGAACTTCGGGAGGGCGACCTCCTTCACCTTCGCCCTCGGCCCTTATCTCCTCGGCCAGGTAGGTGGTCACGTAGGCGCTGAGGAAGTCCTCCCGCTCCTCATCGGACCGGGCGAGGACGCTGAGGGGCAAGCCGCCGTAGTGCATGAGGTCGTCGACAGGCACGGAGAAGTCCAGCTCGGCCGCCGTGAGGGGGAAGAGCCTGCGGACCACGGCGCGTCCGGCGAGCAGGTTCACGCCGCCGCGTCTGAGCCGCCTGGCGGAGGAGCCGGTGAGCGCGAAGCGCCTGTAGCCTTCCTCCTCCATCAGGAAGTGGACCTCGTCGAGGAGCTGCGGAACCCGCTGGACCTCGTCCAGGACGATCCAGTCGCTGCGAGGCCTGGCGGTCACCAAGCCGCGGAGTAGGCCGGGCTCGCGCGTGAACCTCACGACCTCCTCTTGGTTGAGAAGGCTCAGGTGCAACGCGGCCGGGAAGTGCTCCCTCAGCCACGTGCTCTTGCCGGTCCCGCGCGGGCCGAACAGGAAGAAGGCTCGATCGGGTGGCCGGAGCGTGCGTGGAGACTTCGACGCCATTTTCACCGTAGATCTGGCGTCGAGGTCTACAGGCAGTCGGAGGTACTACTCGACGACCCTTCGTGGGCTGTCCAGCGCGGCCACCGACCTCACCTCGTAGCGCGGACCCGCCGGGCCGAGGTGGCTCTCGTAGAGGCGCACCTCCGCGGCGCGCCAGCGGCCGAAGAGCCGTGCCCGGTCGAGGCCGTCGGGCAGCGGCCGGGGCACCCGCGAGCGCGCCAGCGTGACGTGAGGGTGGAAGGGCCGTTCGTCCACCTCGAAGCCCTCGCCCCGCAGCGCCTTGGTGAGGGCGGCGTGGAGCCCGGCGAGCTCGCGCAGGTCGCCGCCCACGCCCGCCCACAGCACTCGGGCCCGGCGCTGGTCGGGGAACGCGCCCACGCCGGCGGCAGAGAGGTCCAGCGCCCGTACGCCCGCAGCGCTCAGGCGCAGCGCCCGCTCCGCGGACGGCACGACCTCCTCGTCGACCTCGCCCAGGAACGCGAGCGTGAGGTGCATGGCGTCGGGCCTCACCCACCGCCAGTCGCCGAGGCCCGGGCGCTCGTATCTGGCGAGCTCGGTCACCACGTCATCGGCGATCGGCAAGGCGATGAAGAGCCGTGGCATGGCTCCCCATCATGTGCCACCGCCGCATGCGGCACCGCGAGCCAGGGGTGGACCGGTCGTCCGCGGCTCGCCCGCCGCGGGACGGAGCGGCAAGTGCCTCGCTCGCCGAGGGGCCGCGCGGCTACCCTCCGTTCATAGGGCTTGGCCCCGAGCCGGGGATTGCACTAGCTTGTGGTCCTGTTGCCCTGAACGTGCGCCGGGGCACATGCCCGCAGATCGGGGAGGTGGGAGATGCCGTTGGCTCGAACCCGCTGCCTCGTCCTGGTGCTGGTGCTGCTCGGCCTGGC
This region includes:
- a CDS encoding Type 1 glutamine amidotransferase-like domain-containing protein; translated protein: MKLLLTSAGVKNPSIHAALVDLLGKPIAECDALAIPTAGYGHPMVKPTGAYSFLTGQSTTPMVELGWRSVGVLELTALPSIDPDRWTPWVHAADVLLVNGGDALYLAHWMRESGLAAMLSALEDKVWVGLSAGSMVMTPRIGREFMGWQPPDDSDAALGLVDFSIFPHVDHPDLPTNTMAAAEKWAAKLGNPAYAVDDDTAFKVVDGQVEVVSEGHWQYFEA
- the gdhA gene encoding NADP-specific glutamate dehydrogenase, which encodes MPSATLDSSDALREIFARIERRNQGERDFLQAVDEVLSSLGPLVAKHPEYLEDKLIDRICEPERQVIFRVPWVDDQGQVHVNRGFRIQFNSALGPYKGGLRFHPTVTLDTVKFLAFEQIFKNALTGMPIGAGKGGSDFDPKGRSEHEVMRFCQSFMTELHRHLGEYTDVPAGDIGVGEREIGYLFGQYKRMTNRYEAGVLTGKGLDWSGSRVRKEATGYGCVYFAEEMMAARGESLDGRTCVVSGSGNVAIYTVEKLQQLGARVVACSDSGGRVYDPDGIDLDLLKELKEVRRRRISDYVEHRPRADYKAGGTVWEVPCEVAFPSATQNELNGADAERLIANGVVAVAEGANMPCTPDAVRAFQRAGVAFGPGKAANAGGVATSALEMQQNASRDRWSFDKTDQRLRDIMRSIHRRCREAAEEFGRPDDYVLGANIAGFRKVARATRALGIV
- a CDS encoding DUF4143 domain-containing protein, with the translated sequence MKEVALPKFYWFDSGVLNAAAGAFEQPMPADWDGVLLEHLVLNEMRAYLHYSNSKGSPGYWATPHGTVVDIVWWRGDRMVAIEVKAARRYRLEFLHGIRSLRTAKPVPEAHVVYRGDEELRVDGVRVLPVATFLRLLHAGEVVG
- the thpR gene encoding RNA 2',3'-cyclic phosphodiesterase — translated: MPRLFIALPIADDVVTELARYERPGLGDWRWVRPDAMHLTLAFLGEVDEEVVPSAERALRLSAAGVRALDLSAAGVGAFPDQRRARVLWAGVGGDLRELAGLHAALTKALRGEGFEVDERPFHPHVTLARSRVPRPLPDGLDRARLFGRWRAAEVRLYESHLGPAGPRYEVRSVAALDSPRRVVE